Part of the Kitasatospora sp. NBC_00374 genome is shown below.
GCGCCGCGTCGGCGGCCCGGACGTCCGGGTGGTGCCCGCCGAGCGCGTGCGCGGCCATCGGGTAGGCCTTCAGCAGCGAGGCGGCGGCACCGGACCAGCGGTGGTGGAAGACCAGCCCGGCGCCGTTGTCGATCAGCCACAGCCGGCCGTGCCAGACCATCAGGTTGGGGTTGGCGGTGGTGCGGTCCACGTTGCCGGTCAGCGCGTCCAGCCAGACCACCCGGCCGGCCTCGACGGGGTCGACGTCCAGCAGGCCGGGGCGGTAGTCGCGGGCGCCGGGGAGGAGGTCCATACCCAGGTTGAGGCCGGCGCTGGCCCGCAGGATGTCCTGGATCTCCGGGTCCGGTTCGTCGGCCGCGACCACCGGGTCGAAGTCGACCAGCACCAGCGGGGGTACCCGCAGCCCGAGCCGCCGGGCCAGTTCGCCGACGATCACCTCGGCCACCAGCGCCTTGCGGCCCTGCGCGGCACCGGCGAACTTCACCACGTAGGTACCCAGGTCGTCGGTCTCGACGACCCCCGGCACCGAACCACCCGCGCGCAGCGGATCGACATAGCGGACTGCGGTCACCTGATCGAGCACACCGGCCAGCTTAGACCGACCGGCGATCTGCACCCTCAGAAGTTCTGGTGGCCGACGGTGCGGTGTTGGGTGTCGTACTCGTCGAGGGTGGTCTGGTGGGAGGTGGCGGGGACGGGGATGGCGTAGGCGGTGAAGGCGGTGCCGGGGATGGTGGCGGTGGTGGCGGTGGTGGGTGTGGTGTTGCTGAAGGTCATGGTGGCGCTGGCGACGTCGGCGGCGGGCTGGGCGAGGAAGAGGCTGGCGCCGTTGGGGAGGTTGTGCTGGCCGTACATGCCGCGGGGGCTGGTGTCGGTGGGGTTCTTGACGCCGGCGCAGTCGCCGTAGGGGTTGGTGACCCGGTCGTTGAAGGTGGTCCGCAGGCAGACCAGGCTGCCGGCGGTCTTCTCGCCGGGTGCGTAGTCGGCGGGGACGGTGGGGTAGTAGGTCAGTGTCACCGACCAGGCGGCGCCGTCCAGGACGCCGCTGCCCACGGTCTGCGACAGCTGGCCCGCGACCGGGGGCGGTGGTGCGGCGGCGAACTGGACCTGTGGTGGTCCCGCCGGGTCCCGCAGCTCCGAGGAGAGCGCGAGGGCGCCGGTCAGGGCACCGGCCAGGGCGCAGGTCGCGACGCCGGTCAGCGCCCGGCGGCGGCGGGTGCGCCGGGCCCGGCCCGACCGCAGGATCTCGGTGACCGGCGCGGGTGACGGGGTGACTCGCCCGGCCGAACGGGCGAGGGCGTCCTGGAGTCGATCGGTCATGGGGTCGCTCCCAACAGGTCGGCGGCGTGGTCGAGCAGGGCGGGGTCGGAGCGCAGCCTGGCCAGCGCACGGGACGCCTGGCTCTTCACCGTGCCGATGCTGCACCCGAGTTCGTCGGCGACCTGCTCCAGGCTCAGGTCCTCCCAGTAGCGCAGTACCACCACGGCCCGCTGGCGTTCGGGCAGCCCGGCGAGGGCCGCGACCAGCAGGTCGCGGTCCTCGCCGTCGTGGGTGACCGCCGGCGCCGGGGTGTCCGGCAGGAAGGGCGTCAGCAGGTGGCTGACCCTTCGCCGCCGGTACCGGCTGCGGTTGTTGTTCACCAGCGCGCGTCGCAGATAGCTCGCGGCGGTGTCCGGGTCGATCCGCCGCCAGTGCGGATACGCCTTCGCG
Proteins encoded:
- a CDS encoding HipA family kinase; this translates as MLDQVTAVRYVDPLRAGGSVPGVVETDDLGTYVVKFAGAAQGRKALVAEVIVGELARRLGLRVPPLVLVDFDPVVAADEPDPEIQDILRASAGLNLGMDLLPGARDYRPGLLDVDPVEAGRVVWLDALTGNVDRTTANPNLMVWHGRLWLIDNGAGLVFHHRWSGAAASLLKAYPMAAHALGGHHPDVRAADAALAPLVTEALLREVVALVPSEWLADEPGFATESELRAAYVAQLAARAAGSAAWLPTCFATPEEQRAAEAERAAATLAARPDWLKQVPNRHGLAPVEADWSRHVG
- a CDS encoding SigE family RNA polymerase sigma factor, whose translation is MRSGTERAGRDAGFSEFVVARWGALVQTAYLLTGDFHEAEDLVQTTLAKAYPHWRRIDPDTAASYLRRALVNNNRSRYRRRRVSHLLTPFLPDTPAPAVTHDGEDRDLLVAALAGLPERQRAVVVLRYWEDLSLEQVADELGCSIGTVKSQASRALARLRSDPALLDHAADLLGATP